In Brassica napus cultivar Da-Ae unplaced genomic scaffold, Da-Ae ScsIHWf_2426;HRSCAF=3135, whole genome shotgun sequence, a genomic segment contains:
- the LOC125601016 gene encoding eukaryotic translation initiation factor 4G-like isoform X5 yields the protein MSYNQSTSDRSDIQYRRTRRSTGYHQQQQQPHRSSPAGYGRGAGTGAVTDSSTNVDPCSSSKRSGSLEKPNNAQGWHQPRVNHSVPDNHNGPNVQSRSQGASGGAIPKAPTSQSTTLNTAKAPGDPFSLGPDLMKVTVWGPKQDLLNKAADNQLKKEGNSPSSEKTDVQVQHISLPSHMQKSPVTNIRIPSLQTPDQDPQVPHPMHFGGPNMHMQPPNVAPASFQMTLSTGNTLQIQQQVFFQDLPPSHPMHQAQGHGFATPMGAQIHPQLGQQKGPFSSPHTPVQVLHKAERKYQVGAVVEQAKQWKFKGILNKLTPQNFEKLLEQVKSVNIDNAVTLIGVVSQIFDKALMEPTFCEMYADLCFHLSGALPDFKWNGEKISFKRLFLNKCQKEFERGERGEREEEEASRVGRVGEEGQTEQEREEKRLNVRRRMLCNIRLIGELYKKKMLTERIMHACIQKLLGYDQEDPHEENIEALCKLMCTIGVMIDHDKAKVPMDAYFERMKMLSCKQELSSWARFMLVNVIDLRKNKWQESVKLEGPIPDTVGNKDSCVFLKETSTINESMDVNGFNVLPSQVESVRRLFERHPDIAVRFRAKNQLLRNSCMNSLLSLIETLCQPLEDLSNEDLIGAEIALTYVKDSGFSVDWLEKKLDQVKEMKEKEVSGLAILQVTEEKLLKLKQKCAELEALAEEQKAESSATITPLSFYDVV from the exons ATGTCCTACAATCAGTCAACATCCGACAGAAGCGATATTCAATACCGGAGAACTAGGCGATCCACCGGCTACcatcagcagcagcaacaaccaCACCGATCTTCCCCCGCCGGTTACGGTAGGGGAGCCGGCACCGGAGCTGTGACCGACTCTTCCACCAACGTTGATCCTTGCTCATCCTCTAAACGCAG TGGCAGTCTTGAGAAGCCTAACAATGCTCAAGGATGGCATCAGCCTAGGGTGAATCATTCAGTTCCGGACAATCACAATGGTCCCAATGTACAGTCTCGTTCTCAAG GAGCGTCCGGTGGAGCTATTCCAAAGGCTCCTACTTCGCAGTCTACCACCTTGAACACAGCTAAAG CTCCTGGAGATCCTTTTTCACTTGGTCCTGACTTAATGAAG GTGACAGTTTGGGGACCTAAACAGGATTTACTGAATAAGGCTGCAGATAATCAGCTGAAGAAAGAGGGGAACAGTCCATCAAGTGAAAAAACAGATGTCCAAGTCCAACATATATCCCTTCCAAGTCATATGCAGAAGTCACCAGTTACAAATATCCGCATTCCTTCGTTGCAGACACCTGATCAGGATCCTCAGGTTCCTCACCCTATGCATTTCGGTGGCCCCAATATGCACATGCAGCCTCCCAATGTGGCTCCAGCCTCGTTTCAGATGACATTATCTACGGGAAATACACTTCAAATCCAGCAGCAGGTGTTTTTCCAGGACCTACCACCATCACATCCGATGCATCAGGCTCAGGGACATGGTTTTGCAACTCCTATGGGGGCTCAGATTCATCCTCAGTTGGGCCAACAAAAAGGACCTTTTTCTTCTCCCCATACTCCTGTGCAGGTGCTGCACAAAGCCGAGAGAAAATACCAAGTAGGTGCAGTTGTAGAACAAGCAAAACAATGGAAATTTAAGGGCATATTGAACAAGTTGACCCCGCAAAACTTTGAGAAACTGTTGGAGCAAGTTAAAAGTGTCAACATCGACAACGCTGTTACGCTTATTGGTGTAGTTTCACAGATATTTGACAAAGCCTTGATGGAGCCTACCTTCTGTGAGATGTATGCAGATTTGTGTTTTCATCTGTCTGGGGCGTTACCTGACTTCAAGTGGAATGGTGAAAAGATTAGCTTCAAAAGATTGTTTCTCAATAAATGTCAAAAGGAGtttgagagaggagagagaggagagagagaagaggaggaggcCAGTAGAGTTGGTAGAGTTGGTGAAGAAGGACAAACTGAGCaggaaagagaagagaagagactcAATGTTCGGAGGAGAATGCTATGTAATATTAGACTTATTGGTGAGTTATACAAGAAAAAGATGTTGACTGAGAGAATCATGCACGCATGCATCCAAAAGTTGCTCGGGTATGATCAGGAGGATCCACATGAAGAGAACATAGAAGCTCTGTGTAAGCTAATGTGTACGATAGGAGTTATGATCGATCATGACAAAGCTAAGGTCCCTATGGATGCATATTTTGAGAGAATGAAAATGCTGTCATGCAAACAAGAATTGTCTTCTTGGGCCAGGTTCATGTTAGTTAATGTCATCGATCTGAGAAAGAACAAATGGCAAGAGAGTGTGAAACTTGAAGGGCCAATTCCGGATACTGTCGGAAATAAAGATTCTTGCGTCTTTCTCAAGGAAACTTCAACGATAAATGAAAGCATGGATGTCAatgggtttaatgttttgcctTCACAA GTAGAATCTGTGAGGCGACTGTTTGAGAGACATCCAGACATTGCAGTAAGGTTTCGTGCAAAGAACCAACTTCTGAGAAATTCTTGCATGAATTCCCTTCTCAGCTTAATCGAGACACTGTGTCAACCACTTGAAGATCTCTCCAATGAGGATCTTATCGGAGCAGAGATTGCACTGACTTATGTGAAAGATTCAGGGTTTAGTGTGGATTGGTTGGAGAAGAAGCTGGACCAAGTAAAAGAAATGAAGGAGAAAGAGGTGTCTGGTTTAGCCATACTCCAAGTAACAGAGGAGAAGTTACTGAAGCTGAAGCAAAAGTGTGCTGAGCTTGAGGCTCTAGCTGAGGAGCAGAAGGCCGAGTCGTCAGCCACTATAACTCCTCTGTCATTCTACGATGTTGTTTGA
- the LOC125601016 gene encoding eukaryotic translation initiation factor 4G-like isoform X4: MSYNQSTSDRSDIQYRRTRRSTGYHQQQQQPHRSSPAGYGRGAGTGAVTDSSTNVDPCSSSKRSLEKPNNAQGWHQPRVNHSVPDNHNGPNVQSRSQVAGASGGAIPKAPTSQSTTLNTAKAPGDPFSLGPDLMKIHVTVWGPKQDLLNKAADNQLKKEGNSPSSEKTDVQVQHISLPSHMQKSPVTNIRIPSLQTPDQDPQVPHPMHFGGPNMHMQPPNVAPASFQMTLSTGNTLQIQQQVFFQDLPPSHPMHQAQGHGFATPMGAQIHPQLGQQKGPFSSPHTPVQVLHKAERKYQVGAVVEQAKQWKFKGILNKLTPQNFEKLLEQVKSVNIDNAVTLIGVVSQIFDKALMEPTFCEMYADLCFHLSGALPDFKWNGEKISFKRLFLNKCQKEFERGERGEREEEEASRVGRVGEEGQTEQEREEKRLNVRRRMLCNIRLIGELYKKKMLTERIMHACIQKLLGYDQEDPHEENIEALCKLMCTIGVMIDHDKAKVPMDAYFERMKMLSCKQELSSWARFMLVNVIDLRKNKWQESVKLEGPIPDTVGNKDSCVFLKETSTINESMDVNGFNVLPSQVESVRRLFERHPDIAVRFRAKNQLLRNSCMNSLLSLIETLCQPLEDLSNEDLIGAEIALTYVKDSGFSVDWLEKKLDQVKEMKEKEVSGLAILQVTEEKLLKLKQKCAELEALAEEQKAESSATITPLSFYDVV; this comes from the exons ATGTCCTACAATCAGTCAACATCCGACAGAAGCGATATTCAATACCGGAGAACTAGGCGATCCACCGGCTACcatcagcagcagcaacaaccaCACCGATCTTCCCCCGCCGGTTACGGTAGGGGAGCCGGCACCGGAGCTGTGACCGACTCTTCCACCAACGTTGATCCTTGCTCATCCTCTAAACGCAG TCTTGAGAAGCCTAACAATGCTCAAGGATGGCATCAGCCTAGGGTGAATCATTCAGTTCCGGACAATCACAATGGTCCCAATGTACAGTCTCGTTCTCAAG TTGCAGGAGCGTCCGGTGGAGCTATTCCAAAGGCTCCTACTTCGCAGTCTACCACCTTGAACACAGCTAAAG CTCCTGGAGATCCTTTTTCACTTGGTCCTGACTTAATGAAG ATTCAT GTGACAGTTTGGGGACCTAAACAGGATTTACTGAATAAGGCTGCAGATAATCAGCTGAAGAAAGAGGGGAACAGTCCATCAAGTGAAAAAACAGATGTCCAAGTCCAACATATATCCCTTCCAAGTCATATGCAGAAGTCACCAGTTACAAATATCCGCATTCCTTCGTTGCAGACACCTGATCAGGATCCTCAGGTTCCTCACCCTATGCATTTCGGTGGCCCCAATATGCACATGCAGCCTCCCAATGTGGCTCCAGCCTCGTTTCAGATGACATTATCTACGGGAAATACACTTCAAATCCAGCAGCAGGTGTTTTTCCAGGACCTACCACCATCACATCCGATGCATCAGGCTCAGGGACATGGTTTTGCAACTCCTATGGGGGCTCAGATTCATCCTCAGTTGGGCCAACAAAAAGGACCTTTTTCTTCTCCCCATACTCCTGTGCAGGTGCTGCACAAAGCCGAGAGAAAATACCAAGTAGGTGCAGTTGTAGAACAAGCAAAACAATGGAAATTTAAGGGCATATTGAACAAGTTGACCCCGCAAAACTTTGAGAAACTGTTGGAGCAAGTTAAAAGTGTCAACATCGACAACGCTGTTACGCTTATTGGTGTAGTTTCACAGATATTTGACAAAGCCTTGATGGAGCCTACCTTCTGTGAGATGTATGCAGATTTGTGTTTTCATCTGTCTGGGGCGTTACCTGACTTCAAGTGGAATGGTGAAAAGATTAGCTTCAAAAGATTGTTTCTCAATAAATGTCAAAAGGAGtttgagagaggagagagaggagagagagaagaggaggaggcCAGTAGAGTTGGTAGAGTTGGTGAAGAAGGACAAACTGAGCaggaaagagaagagaagagactcAATGTTCGGAGGAGAATGCTATGTAATATTAGACTTATTGGTGAGTTATACAAGAAAAAGATGTTGACTGAGAGAATCATGCACGCATGCATCCAAAAGTTGCTCGGGTATGATCAGGAGGATCCACATGAAGAGAACATAGAAGCTCTGTGTAAGCTAATGTGTACGATAGGAGTTATGATCGATCATGACAAAGCTAAGGTCCCTATGGATGCATATTTTGAGAGAATGAAAATGCTGTCATGCAAACAAGAATTGTCTTCTTGGGCCAGGTTCATGTTAGTTAATGTCATCGATCTGAGAAAGAACAAATGGCAAGAGAGTGTGAAACTTGAAGGGCCAATTCCGGATACTGTCGGAAATAAAGATTCTTGCGTCTTTCTCAAGGAAACTTCAACGATAAATGAAAGCATGGATGTCAatgggtttaatgttttgcctTCACAA GTAGAATCTGTGAGGCGACTGTTTGAGAGACATCCAGACATTGCAGTAAGGTTTCGTGCAAAGAACCAACTTCTGAGAAATTCTTGCATGAATTCCCTTCTCAGCTTAATCGAGACACTGTGTCAACCACTTGAAGATCTCTCCAATGAGGATCTTATCGGAGCAGAGATTGCACTGACTTATGTGAAAGATTCAGGGTTTAGTGTGGATTGGTTGGAGAAGAAGCTGGACCAAGTAAAAGAAATGAAGGAGAAAGAGGTGTCTGGTTTAGCCATACTCCAAGTAACAGAGGAGAAGTTACTGAAGCTGAAGCAAAAGTGTGCTGAGCTTGAGGCTCTAGCTGAGGAGCAGAAGGCCGAGTCGTCAGCCACTATAACTCCTCTGTCATTCTACGATGTTGTTTGA
- the LOC125601016 gene encoding eukaryotic translation initiation factor 4G-like isoform X2 encodes MSYNQSTSDRSDIQYRRTRRSTGYHQQQQQPHRSSPAGYGRGAGTGAVTDSSTNVDPCSSSKRSGSLEKPNNAQGWHQPRVNHSVPDNHNGPNVQSRSQVAGASGGAIPKAPTSQSTTLNTAKAPGDPFSLGPDLMKVTVWGPKQDLLNKAADNQLKKEGNSPSSEKTDVQVQHISLPSHMQKSPVTNIRIPSLQTPDQDPQVPHPMHFGGPNMHMQPPNVAPASFQMTLSTGNTLQIQQQVFFQDLPPSHPMHQAQGHGFATPMGAQIHPQLGQQKGPFSSPHTPVQVLHKAERKYQVGAVVEQAKQWKFKGILNKLTPQNFEKLLEQVKSVNIDNAVTLIGVVSQIFDKALMEPTFCEMYADLCFHLSGALPDFKWNGEKISFKRLFLNKCQKEFERGERGEREEEEASRVGRVGEEGQTEQEREEKRLNVRRRMLCNIRLIGELYKKKMLTERIMHACIQKLLGYDQEDPHEENIEALCKLMCTIGVMIDHDKAKVPMDAYFERMKMLSCKQELSSWARFMLVNVIDLRKNKWQESVKLEGPIPDTVGNKDSCVFLKETSTINESMDVNGFNVLPSQVESVRRLFERHPDIAVRFRAKNQLLRNSCMNSLLSLIETLCQPLEDLSNEDLIGAEIALTYVKDSGFSVDWLEKKLDQVKEMKEKEVSGLAILQVTEEKLLKLKQKCAELEALAEEQKAESSATITPLSFYDVV; translated from the exons ATGTCCTACAATCAGTCAACATCCGACAGAAGCGATATTCAATACCGGAGAACTAGGCGATCCACCGGCTACcatcagcagcagcaacaaccaCACCGATCTTCCCCCGCCGGTTACGGTAGGGGAGCCGGCACCGGAGCTGTGACCGACTCTTCCACCAACGTTGATCCTTGCTCATCCTCTAAACGCAG TGGCAGTCTTGAGAAGCCTAACAATGCTCAAGGATGGCATCAGCCTAGGGTGAATCATTCAGTTCCGGACAATCACAATGGTCCCAATGTACAGTCTCGTTCTCAAG TTGCAGGAGCGTCCGGTGGAGCTATTCCAAAGGCTCCTACTTCGCAGTCTACCACCTTGAACACAGCTAAAG CTCCTGGAGATCCTTTTTCACTTGGTCCTGACTTAATGAAG GTGACAGTTTGGGGACCTAAACAGGATTTACTGAATAAGGCTGCAGATAATCAGCTGAAGAAAGAGGGGAACAGTCCATCAAGTGAAAAAACAGATGTCCAAGTCCAACATATATCCCTTCCAAGTCATATGCAGAAGTCACCAGTTACAAATATCCGCATTCCTTCGTTGCAGACACCTGATCAGGATCCTCAGGTTCCTCACCCTATGCATTTCGGTGGCCCCAATATGCACATGCAGCCTCCCAATGTGGCTCCAGCCTCGTTTCAGATGACATTATCTACGGGAAATACACTTCAAATCCAGCAGCAGGTGTTTTTCCAGGACCTACCACCATCACATCCGATGCATCAGGCTCAGGGACATGGTTTTGCAACTCCTATGGGGGCTCAGATTCATCCTCAGTTGGGCCAACAAAAAGGACCTTTTTCTTCTCCCCATACTCCTGTGCAGGTGCTGCACAAAGCCGAGAGAAAATACCAAGTAGGTGCAGTTGTAGAACAAGCAAAACAATGGAAATTTAAGGGCATATTGAACAAGTTGACCCCGCAAAACTTTGAGAAACTGTTGGAGCAAGTTAAAAGTGTCAACATCGACAACGCTGTTACGCTTATTGGTGTAGTTTCACAGATATTTGACAAAGCCTTGATGGAGCCTACCTTCTGTGAGATGTATGCAGATTTGTGTTTTCATCTGTCTGGGGCGTTACCTGACTTCAAGTGGAATGGTGAAAAGATTAGCTTCAAAAGATTGTTTCTCAATAAATGTCAAAAGGAGtttgagagaggagagagaggagagagagaagaggaggaggcCAGTAGAGTTGGTAGAGTTGGTGAAGAAGGACAAACTGAGCaggaaagagaagagaagagactcAATGTTCGGAGGAGAATGCTATGTAATATTAGACTTATTGGTGAGTTATACAAGAAAAAGATGTTGACTGAGAGAATCATGCACGCATGCATCCAAAAGTTGCTCGGGTATGATCAGGAGGATCCACATGAAGAGAACATAGAAGCTCTGTGTAAGCTAATGTGTACGATAGGAGTTATGATCGATCATGACAAAGCTAAGGTCCCTATGGATGCATATTTTGAGAGAATGAAAATGCTGTCATGCAAACAAGAATTGTCTTCTTGGGCCAGGTTCATGTTAGTTAATGTCATCGATCTGAGAAAGAACAAATGGCAAGAGAGTGTGAAACTTGAAGGGCCAATTCCGGATACTGTCGGAAATAAAGATTCTTGCGTCTTTCTCAAGGAAACTTCAACGATAAATGAAAGCATGGATGTCAatgggtttaatgttttgcctTCACAA GTAGAATCTGTGAGGCGACTGTTTGAGAGACATCCAGACATTGCAGTAAGGTTTCGTGCAAAGAACCAACTTCTGAGAAATTCTTGCATGAATTCCCTTCTCAGCTTAATCGAGACACTGTGTCAACCACTTGAAGATCTCTCCAATGAGGATCTTATCGGAGCAGAGATTGCACTGACTTATGTGAAAGATTCAGGGTTTAGTGTGGATTGGTTGGAGAAGAAGCTGGACCAAGTAAAAGAAATGAAGGAGAAAGAGGTGTCTGGTTTAGCCATACTCCAAGTAACAGAGGAGAAGTTACTGAAGCTGAAGCAAAAGTGTGCTGAGCTTGAGGCTCTAGCTGAGGAGCAGAAGGCCGAGTCGTCAGCCACTATAACTCCTCTGTCATTCTACGATGTTGTTTGA
- the LOC125601016 gene encoding eukaryotic translation initiation factor 4G-like isoform X1, whose protein sequence is MSYNQSTSDRSDIQYRRTRRSTGYHQQQQQPHRSSPAGYGRGAGTGAVTDSSTNVDPCSSSKRSGSLEKPNNAQGWHQPRVNHSVPDNHNGPNVQSRSQVAGASGGAIPKAPTSQSTTLNTAKAPGDPFSLGPDLMKIHVTVWGPKQDLLNKAADNQLKKEGNSPSSEKTDVQVQHISLPSHMQKSPVTNIRIPSLQTPDQDPQVPHPMHFGGPNMHMQPPNVAPASFQMTLSTGNTLQIQQQVFFQDLPPSHPMHQAQGHGFATPMGAQIHPQLGQQKGPFSSPHTPVQVLHKAERKYQVGAVVEQAKQWKFKGILNKLTPQNFEKLLEQVKSVNIDNAVTLIGVVSQIFDKALMEPTFCEMYADLCFHLSGALPDFKWNGEKISFKRLFLNKCQKEFERGERGEREEEEASRVGRVGEEGQTEQEREEKRLNVRRRMLCNIRLIGELYKKKMLTERIMHACIQKLLGYDQEDPHEENIEALCKLMCTIGVMIDHDKAKVPMDAYFERMKMLSCKQELSSWARFMLVNVIDLRKNKWQESVKLEGPIPDTVGNKDSCVFLKETSTINESMDVNGFNVLPSQVESVRRLFERHPDIAVRFRAKNQLLRNSCMNSLLSLIETLCQPLEDLSNEDLIGAEIALTYVKDSGFSVDWLEKKLDQVKEMKEKEVSGLAILQVTEEKLLKLKQKCAELEALAEEQKAESSATITPLSFYDVV, encoded by the exons ATGTCCTACAATCAGTCAACATCCGACAGAAGCGATATTCAATACCGGAGAACTAGGCGATCCACCGGCTACcatcagcagcagcaacaaccaCACCGATCTTCCCCCGCCGGTTACGGTAGGGGAGCCGGCACCGGAGCTGTGACCGACTCTTCCACCAACGTTGATCCTTGCTCATCCTCTAAACGCAG TGGCAGTCTTGAGAAGCCTAACAATGCTCAAGGATGGCATCAGCCTAGGGTGAATCATTCAGTTCCGGACAATCACAATGGTCCCAATGTACAGTCTCGTTCTCAAG TTGCAGGAGCGTCCGGTGGAGCTATTCCAAAGGCTCCTACTTCGCAGTCTACCACCTTGAACACAGCTAAAG CTCCTGGAGATCCTTTTTCACTTGGTCCTGACTTAATGAAG ATTCAT GTGACAGTTTGGGGACCTAAACAGGATTTACTGAATAAGGCTGCAGATAATCAGCTGAAGAAAGAGGGGAACAGTCCATCAAGTGAAAAAACAGATGTCCAAGTCCAACATATATCCCTTCCAAGTCATATGCAGAAGTCACCAGTTACAAATATCCGCATTCCTTCGTTGCAGACACCTGATCAGGATCCTCAGGTTCCTCACCCTATGCATTTCGGTGGCCCCAATATGCACATGCAGCCTCCCAATGTGGCTCCAGCCTCGTTTCAGATGACATTATCTACGGGAAATACACTTCAAATCCAGCAGCAGGTGTTTTTCCAGGACCTACCACCATCACATCCGATGCATCAGGCTCAGGGACATGGTTTTGCAACTCCTATGGGGGCTCAGATTCATCCTCAGTTGGGCCAACAAAAAGGACCTTTTTCTTCTCCCCATACTCCTGTGCAGGTGCTGCACAAAGCCGAGAGAAAATACCAAGTAGGTGCAGTTGTAGAACAAGCAAAACAATGGAAATTTAAGGGCATATTGAACAAGTTGACCCCGCAAAACTTTGAGAAACTGTTGGAGCAAGTTAAAAGTGTCAACATCGACAACGCTGTTACGCTTATTGGTGTAGTTTCACAGATATTTGACAAAGCCTTGATGGAGCCTACCTTCTGTGAGATGTATGCAGATTTGTGTTTTCATCTGTCTGGGGCGTTACCTGACTTCAAGTGGAATGGTGAAAAGATTAGCTTCAAAAGATTGTTTCTCAATAAATGTCAAAAGGAGtttgagagaggagagagaggagagagagaagaggaggaggcCAGTAGAGTTGGTAGAGTTGGTGAAGAAGGACAAACTGAGCaggaaagagaagagaagagactcAATGTTCGGAGGAGAATGCTATGTAATATTAGACTTATTGGTGAGTTATACAAGAAAAAGATGTTGACTGAGAGAATCATGCACGCATGCATCCAAAAGTTGCTCGGGTATGATCAGGAGGATCCACATGAAGAGAACATAGAAGCTCTGTGTAAGCTAATGTGTACGATAGGAGTTATGATCGATCATGACAAAGCTAAGGTCCCTATGGATGCATATTTTGAGAGAATGAAAATGCTGTCATGCAAACAAGAATTGTCTTCTTGGGCCAGGTTCATGTTAGTTAATGTCATCGATCTGAGAAAGAACAAATGGCAAGAGAGTGTGAAACTTGAAGGGCCAATTCCGGATACTGTCGGAAATAAAGATTCTTGCGTCTTTCTCAAGGAAACTTCAACGATAAATGAAAGCATGGATGTCAatgggtttaatgttttgcctTCACAA GTAGAATCTGTGAGGCGACTGTTTGAGAGACATCCAGACATTGCAGTAAGGTTTCGTGCAAAGAACCAACTTCTGAGAAATTCTTGCATGAATTCCCTTCTCAGCTTAATCGAGACACTGTGTCAACCACTTGAAGATCTCTCCAATGAGGATCTTATCGGAGCAGAGATTGCACTGACTTATGTGAAAGATTCAGGGTTTAGTGTGGATTGGTTGGAGAAGAAGCTGGACCAAGTAAAAGAAATGAAGGAGAAAGAGGTGTCTGGTTTAGCCATACTCCAAGTAACAGAGGAGAAGTTACTGAAGCTGAAGCAAAAGTGTGCTGAGCTTGAGGCTCTAGCTGAGGAGCAGAAGGCCGAGTCGTCAGCCACTATAACTCCTCTGTCATTCTACGATGTTGTTTGA
- the LOC125601016 gene encoding eukaryotic translation initiation factor 4G-like isoform X6, whose product MSYNQSTSDRSDIQYRRTRRSTGYHQQQQQPHRSSPAGYGRGAGTGAVTDSSTNVDPCSSSKRSLEKPNNAQGWHQPRVNHSVPDNHNGPNVQSRSQGASGGAIPKAPTSQSTTLNTAKAPGDPFSLGPDLMKIHVTVWGPKQDLLNKAADNQLKKEGNSPSSEKTDVQVQHISLPSHMQKSPVTNIRIPSLQTPDQDPQVPHPMHFGGPNMHMQPPNVAPASFQMTLSTGNTLQIQQQVFFQDLPPSHPMHQAQGHGFATPMGAQIHPQLGQQKGPFSSPHTPVQVLHKAERKYQVGAVVEQAKQWKFKGILNKLTPQNFEKLLEQVKSVNIDNAVTLIGVVSQIFDKALMEPTFCEMYADLCFHLSGALPDFKWNGEKISFKRLFLNKCQKEFERGERGEREEEEASRVGRVGEEGQTEQEREEKRLNVRRRMLCNIRLIGELYKKKMLTERIMHACIQKLLGYDQEDPHEENIEALCKLMCTIGVMIDHDKAKVPMDAYFERMKMLSCKQELSSWARFMLVNVIDLRKNKWQESVKLEGPIPDTVGNKDSCVFLKETSTINESMDVNGFNVLPSQVESVRRLFERHPDIAVRFRAKNQLLRNSCMNSLLSLIETLCQPLEDLSNEDLIGAEIALTYVKDSGFSVDWLEKKLDQVKEMKEKEVSGLAILQVTEEKLLKLKQKCAELEALAEEQKAESSATITPLSFYDVV is encoded by the exons ATGTCCTACAATCAGTCAACATCCGACAGAAGCGATATTCAATACCGGAGAACTAGGCGATCCACCGGCTACcatcagcagcagcaacaaccaCACCGATCTTCCCCCGCCGGTTACGGTAGGGGAGCCGGCACCGGAGCTGTGACCGACTCTTCCACCAACGTTGATCCTTGCTCATCCTCTAAACGCAG TCTTGAGAAGCCTAACAATGCTCAAGGATGGCATCAGCCTAGGGTGAATCATTCAGTTCCGGACAATCACAATGGTCCCAATGTACAGTCTCGTTCTCAAG GAGCGTCCGGTGGAGCTATTCCAAAGGCTCCTACTTCGCAGTCTACCACCTTGAACACAGCTAAAG CTCCTGGAGATCCTTTTTCACTTGGTCCTGACTTAATGAAG ATTCAT GTGACAGTTTGGGGACCTAAACAGGATTTACTGAATAAGGCTGCAGATAATCAGCTGAAGAAAGAGGGGAACAGTCCATCAAGTGAAAAAACAGATGTCCAAGTCCAACATATATCCCTTCCAAGTCATATGCAGAAGTCACCAGTTACAAATATCCGCATTCCTTCGTTGCAGACACCTGATCAGGATCCTCAGGTTCCTCACCCTATGCATTTCGGTGGCCCCAATATGCACATGCAGCCTCCCAATGTGGCTCCAGCCTCGTTTCAGATGACATTATCTACGGGAAATACACTTCAAATCCAGCAGCAGGTGTTTTTCCAGGACCTACCACCATCACATCCGATGCATCAGGCTCAGGGACATGGTTTTGCAACTCCTATGGGGGCTCAGATTCATCCTCAGTTGGGCCAACAAAAAGGACCTTTTTCTTCTCCCCATACTCCTGTGCAGGTGCTGCACAAAGCCGAGAGAAAATACCAAGTAGGTGCAGTTGTAGAACAAGCAAAACAATGGAAATTTAAGGGCATATTGAACAAGTTGACCCCGCAAAACTTTGAGAAACTGTTGGAGCAAGTTAAAAGTGTCAACATCGACAACGCTGTTACGCTTATTGGTGTAGTTTCACAGATATTTGACAAAGCCTTGATGGAGCCTACCTTCTGTGAGATGTATGCAGATTTGTGTTTTCATCTGTCTGGGGCGTTACCTGACTTCAAGTGGAATGGTGAAAAGATTAGCTTCAAAAGATTGTTTCTCAATAAATGTCAAAAGGAGtttgagagaggagagagaggagagagagaagaggaggaggcCAGTAGAGTTGGTAGAGTTGGTGAAGAAGGACAAACTGAGCaggaaagagaagagaagagactcAATGTTCGGAGGAGAATGCTATGTAATATTAGACTTATTGGTGAGTTATACAAGAAAAAGATGTTGACTGAGAGAATCATGCACGCATGCATCCAAAAGTTGCTCGGGTATGATCAGGAGGATCCACATGAAGAGAACATAGAAGCTCTGTGTAAGCTAATGTGTACGATAGGAGTTATGATCGATCATGACAAAGCTAAGGTCCCTATGGATGCATATTTTGAGAGAATGAAAATGCTGTCATGCAAACAAGAATTGTCTTCTTGGGCCAGGTTCATGTTAGTTAATGTCATCGATCTGAGAAAGAACAAATGGCAAGAGAGTGTGAAACTTGAAGGGCCAATTCCGGATACTGTCGGAAATAAAGATTCTTGCGTCTTTCTCAAGGAAACTTCAACGATAAATGAAAGCATGGATGTCAatgggtttaatgttttgcctTCACAA GTAGAATCTGTGAGGCGACTGTTTGAGAGACATCCAGACATTGCAGTAAGGTTTCGTGCAAAGAACCAACTTCTGAGAAATTCTTGCATGAATTCCCTTCTCAGCTTAATCGAGACACTGTGTCAACCACTTGAAGATCTCTCCAATGAGGATCTTATCGGAGCAGAGATTGCACTGACTTATGTGAAAGATTCAGGGTTTAGTGTGGATTGGTTGGAGAAGAAGCTGGACCAAGTAAAAGAAATGAAGGAGAAAGAGGTGTCTGGTTTAGCCATACTCCAAGTAACAGAGGAGAAGTTACTGAAGCTGAAGCAAAAGTGTGCTGAGCTTGAGGCTCTAGCTGAGGAGCAGAAGGCCGAGTCGTCAGCCACTATAACTCCTCTGTCATTCTACGATGTTGTTTGA